A window of Hordeum vulgare subsp. vulgare chromosome 5H, MorexV3_pseudomolecules_assembly, whole genome shotgun sequence genomic DNA:
GGGGGGCTCATACTCAACATGAGGGTGTGCGCCTTGGAGATGATGGACTCCTTGTCGTCGAGGTCGGCCTGGTGCTGCAACACACGCCGCATGGAACACTCGACAGCGTACTCGACGATGGCCTTCTTCTCCGCCACAACAATTCGCCGATTCCTCCTCTTCGTCGATTTGGCGTCCAGCTTGGCGGCCTCCTCCGGCATCAGCTCACACCGAggcttcttcaccggcttcttttTTTTCACAACGGGTTGGGCGGCCGGTGGTGGGTCGCAGGGATTGACATCTTCGTTCATGGTGGATGGAGGGAGGGGAAAGGGCAGGGCACGGGAGGgttttgtaggaaaggaagggaaAGTGGCCGCCTGTGCCATCAACGGGCGGGCCAAGGAAGGACAAGGGCACGTGTCCTGCCCATTCATGCGTTGTTTGTTCGACCACAAACTCGGATCTAACTTGAGACCAAAGCCGACACAAAATGAATGCGCTTTAAAAGGCTTGCTGTGTCCGTTTACCCCAAACGAACGCGGACGGACAAAATGGACTCGTGCATTGGAGTTGGCCTAACGcatagacggagggagtacaaagaaACAAGACTCATTAAACTTCGAGATAGTACTAACTCAGAGAACTGATGCATTCTACTCATACAAAGTCCAAATTTAAACCTCTAGGACACATATTTGAACAAGGACACAAACAAGCAAATTCTTAATCTAACCCATGATAAGTCTATCTCCCGTTCTATCTATCCATGGCATAGCATAGCATTGATAGAATGCAAGATAGAGTTGACTACAGTGAGCAGTGAGCGGAACGGCTTGCTTAGCCCCTCAGCAGCGGGCCGACGCCACCACCGCGTGGCCGATGACGCGCTCTGCCGTCGGCCGGGGGCCGTTCCGAGGCGGACCGAAGCGCACCGGCAGGAACTCCTCGTTGCCGTTGCCACAGGGGAACCTGGAGCCGGAGAAGTGCTTCGCCAACGCATTAGCACCCTGTGAATCCCAAGCAGCAACGACATGGATTAGCAGAGGCGCCGGTCCATACATGGAGCTACAGCGCCCGTGAGTGCATGCGTACCTGGATGTTCGCGTGCACAATCTCGCACACCTTTCTCGAACCCGCCGCCGCCCATGAGTGGCCGTGGAGGAAGGCGTGCAGCCGTCGCGCCGCCGACGCCGTCGTCATGTTGACGAAGGCGTAGCCCTTGTTGTACTTTTTACTGCGCGTTAATCGAATCGAGGTCAGCTTGGATCACACAGTATACAAACGCCGTCGACGGCACGCTCTAGTACGATAGTGGGGAGGGGATACGTACCCGAAATCGATTGGGACATAGAGGAAGTCGTACTCCGACATGTCGAACTTGCCACCGCCGCGCCGCCGGAGCTTGTCGTTCTCGTCGGCACAGTGCTGGTCCAGGATCGCCATCATCCTCCGCTTCCTACGAGCGAGAGAAAATAGATCACGCTTTTAAGCAACAAGAACCGGCGGATGTTTGCACCTGCTCAGCATCAGCAGTCGGCATTGAAAAGGTAAGAAGATACATAGGAGAACTTACGAGAAATTGTTGGGGATGTTGCAGATCATCAGAGATGTCTTGGCACTTCTAGGATCAAACGCAGGTTTGCTGCCCATAGGCCGAGGCGCCGCCCTCGGCTTCGGCGCCCGAGCCGAGACGGACGCGGGACTCCTTGGTGAGAGAaccgagcgaggggaggggcggtTTTCCACCTCGGCCTTCAGGGACTTATCGCCGGCGCCGTCGACGGTTTTCGTGATGCTGCAGCTCTTCCCCGGTAGCAGCGGTGGAGGGATGCAGTACGCCGTCACCGGACACGACAGTGAGCGGCAGTACACGGTTACATGACACGGAAGCGGAGGAGGCACCTTCACCCATGGGCGCCATGGCAAGGGCGGGACGGAGACAGACAACCCGCACGGCAACGGCAGCGAGGGCGGCGGGCGGAGGCACTGCGTCGGGATAGGAAAGCCAACCGGAAGGGATGACCAAGCCGAGGAGCAGAGCTTCGCGGGGGCGGAGGCCACGGGAACGAAGGGATGGGCTGCAGGGTTCAGGGGCCGAGTTGAGGAGGCAGCCATGGATGCCGGTGGGTCGAACAAGAAAGACTGGACTGGGGCCTGGAGGAACTTGCTTACTTGCCTGTCCACGAGGGGATTAATAAAGCAGTACACAGAAGGGGCTTGGAACGCAACAACGGTGGTTCGATCAATCTCGCTCACTCGTCTTCCTCGGCTGGTAGAGTATTCTCGACTCGTACTATTTTTGTCTTCTTTTAATAAAAATACGTGTTTCTTTTCTAGGATTGAGATTGTGTATGCTACTAGTGTCATTTGTAGCTCATTCAGTCTAGCTATATACAGACATCTCAAATCTTAAATCTTAAATTCATATGCAACTACTACGTTCACGCACACACATCGTCCGGCTACTTCATCACTCCTAAACCATATCATCGGACCATTAAAATTTGACATGTTAGGCTATGATGGATATCATCCACAGCTACCCTTGCCCTTTCCGGCGCCAATGTCGTCCTTGTCGCGGAAGTATCGCTTGAAGAGGAAGTACGGATCAAGCCGGATCTGCTCGTCCCCGAAGATGTCCTTGTCGCCACtcacctacttctcctccttcgatGGTAGTTCAACCATTTTATGGACCGCCCCATTCTGCTTGCGGGCGAGGGTGCGTCTGTTCCGTCACTGCCGTTTCTTCAAAATGCGGGCGCGGATGGCATCCTCCTCTGCGGCCGCCCGCGCTGCTCCATCAGCCGCCTCCGTATCCGTCATTACCTCTGCCAGATAGGCCTCAGCGATCCTGATACTCTCCTTTCCACGGCGGACAGCCTGTTCCAGGTGGGACTCGAAGTCCGCGGGTCCGATCAATGGATCGCCCGCTTGGACATGGATGATCCCGCCAGAGAGGAAACGAGCGTCCTTTGAGCGAACACTATGGAGTCGCGGCGGACAGATCCTCCCGTCAGCCGGGCACTATCCTCGCGCGAGCGACGGAGTGCAATGCGAACCGTCACTACCTCCTCCACTCTGTATGGGACAACCTCCGAGTCGATGGATCCGACTGGTCGGACCGGTTTAACAAGCCCGTTTGGGTCGATTTTTTGTTACGAGAGAGTGACTGGGCGGGTTGCCCGGATGTTTGAGGAGGGTTTGAAGGGTGTGGCTATAGATGCTATTATCCAATTTAATTGAAGTCGTATACTTGACCCAATGAACGTTTTAGTATCATTTTATTTAAACAAGTTTATCGTAATTTTTAAGTGTAAAAAGGAAGTTTAACATACTTTTGAATTATGCTCGATGAGTTCGGTACACATCGAGCAGCGAATTTTCCTTTTTACAACAAGCCGACTTAAATGATTAGGCTATGGGTGTGGCTAAGTCTGATTTGACTCAAATTTAGCTCATTCTCAATCAAATGACATAATATATTAAATAGaaaatgttaaacaaattttTTGCATGATTCTCCATGCAAAATCTCATGAATATAGAATCAATTGAGACATAACTATATATCGGTCGACTAAGATTTACCAACAATGTTACGATATAGGCGAACCTAGAGAAACAATTGTGTCTTTTTGGAATGATGGTAGCAAATATCTTCATTATGGTTATTTAGAGAAAAAGTAAGGAAACAAAACCGCAAATGCAAGCAAAAAAATGGCACACAATGTTATTCAAAGGAattggcatatatatatatatatagacacacacacacatacatacatatacatttTGAGATGAAAATGCAGTGGAATCTAACGAATTAAGTGTTGTGACATCATTTTTGTGTTCTTTGGCCATCTTCAATTGTGTTCCTCAAACGAGACACGCGAATGAGCTGGCGAAAATGGTCCATGAAGAGGGCATCAGGGATAAAGTAGTCGTCTATCAAAATCAAGTGCTCCATGTCATATTCTGATTCAACACTCAACATCCCTTGATTGATCCCTTAAACTGAGAACATGCTCCCCTTCGTGCTTCGAGTCTGCAAGGACGACGAGCATCATCGTTGTTTCATCCTCATCCGGCGAGGACAAAACCATGTAGTGGTCGTAATAGTAATCCATGTATGAatccttcatgcttgttttgaagtaaggaaaaaatttcaacaatttggcTATGCACTACAAGAGATCGGGCCTACTATGACAAGTTAGAAAATGTCATGGAATATCCTAAAATTTCATAGAATACCTATATGTGACAATATTCGAGCGTCACTAGCATCGTCACAGAATCCCCGATAGAGATTCCTCCTAGTGACAACGCGCAGAAAAAACGTCACTAGATATGGGCCTTCGATGACGTTTCTTTATCATCACCAAGTTCTTGATGGATTTGATTGTTACATTTTGAAaagtttgactgaagacttttctcAAATTTCTCAAACCAATTTTTTCGGTCACCTTGTCTTCCGCCTACTTATCATGTTTACGCGCTACTTGTGCTTTGTGTATTTACATTTCATCTTGATGATTATACTATTGCCATGTTATGCATGCACTTGTTTACTTTCTCCACTTCTAATAATTCATCATTTAGCAAATTGCTCAGATAGTAATTCACTAATTTTTCAATAACGAATCTATGaaaaacgcctattcacccctTCCTCTCTCTAGCCGATATAACGCATTTTCACCAACTCCGTCGAATGACAGCCACGTTCAAGTTGTGTGGTCACATGTTCATTTCTAAATTTTGTATTCTCTTTTGTATAATTTTTA
This region includes:
- the LOC123397120 gene encoding protein MEI2-like 6; translated protein: MAASSTRPLNPAAHPFVPVASAPAKLCSSAWSSLPVGFPIPTQCLRPPPSLPLPCGLSVSVPPLPWRPWVKVPPPLPCHVTVYCRSLSCPVTAYCIPPPLLPGKSCSITKTVDGAGDKSLKAEVENRPSPRSVLSPRSPASVSARAPKPRAAPRPMGSKPAFDPRSAKTSLMICNIPNNFSKRRMMAILDQHCADENDKLRRRGGGKFDMSEYDFLYVPIDFGKKYNKGYAFVNMTTASAARRLHAFLHGHSWAAAGSRKVCEIVHANIQGANALAKHFSGSRFPCGNGNEEFLPVRFGPPRNGPRPTAERVIGHAVVASARC